A window of Mucilaginibacter paludis DSM 18603 contains these coding sequences:
- a CDS encoding DEAD/DEAH box helicase: protein MSFENLKLIEPILKALKHEGYTNPTPIQEQSIPIILERKDLLGCAQTGTGKTAAFAIPILQILYQEKVQNRDHKGIKTLILTPTRELAIQIDESFAAYGKHTGLKHLVIFGGVSQHHQVEALKRGVDILVATPGRLLDLVQQKFVHLESLKILVLDEADRMLDMGFVNDVKKIIAKIPVKRQTLFFSATMPKEIQTLADTILNKPEKVEVTPVSSTADTIQQGIYFVDKNDKKSLLIHILKDKKIETALVFTRTKHGADKVVKDLIRVGITAEAIHGNKSQNARQRALTNFKNRSTRILVATDIAARGIDVDDLTHVINYELPNVPETYVHRIGRTGRAGASGIALSFCDADEGEFLYDIHKLITKAIPVIDDQPYPMKAPHLGPAPKGSGKKAPASGHRGGSGMSGASRGGGGGKKFGEFRSRARRD, encoded by the coding sequence ATGTCATTCGAAAATTTAAAATTGATTGAGCCCATCCTCAAGGCCTTAAAACATGAGGGATATACCAATCCAACGCCTATTCAGGAACAATCCATCCCGATTATATTAGAGAGAAAAGATCTTTTAGGATGCGCGCAAACCGGTACAGGTAAAACTGCCGCATTTGCCATCCCGATTTTACAGATCCTGTATCAGGAGAAAGTACAAAACAGGGATCATAAGGGCATCAAGACGCTGATACTAACCCCCACACGCGAATTGGCTATCCAAATCGACGAAAGTTTTGCCGCTTATGGCAAGCATACCGGTTTAAAACACCTGGTTATATTTGGCGGCGTTTCGCAACATCACCAGGTGGAAGCCTTAAAACGTGGTGTAGATATCTTGGTAGCTACACCGGGCCGTTTACTTGATCTGGTACAGCAAAAATTTGTACACCTGGAGAGCCTCAAAATACTGGTACTTGATGAGGCCGACCGCATGCTGGATATGGGCTTTGTGAACGATGTGAAGAAAATTATCGCCAAGATACCTGTTAAGCGTCAAACGCTGTTCTTCTCGGCAACAATGCCGAAAGAGATCCAGACTTTGGCTGATACCATCTTAAATAAACCCGAAAAAGTAGAAGTTACCCCCGTATCATCAACAGCTGATACGATACAGCAAGGCATTTATTTTGTAGATAAGAACGATAAAAAATCGTTATTGATCCACATCCTGAAAGATAAAAAGATTGAAACTGCGCTTGTATTTACCCGTACCAAGCATGGTGCCGATAAGGTGGTGAAGGATTTAATCAGAGTAGGCATTACCGCCGAGGCGATACACGGCAATAAATCACAGAATGCGCGTCAGCGTGCTTTAACTAACTTTAAAAATCGCAGTACCCGTATTTTGGTAGCAACCGATATTGCCGCACGTGGTATTGATGTGGACGATTTAACGCACGTGATCAACTACGAGTTGCCTAACGTACCAGAAACATACGTACACCGTATTGGCCGTACAGGCCGCGCCGGAGCCAGTGGTATCGCCTTATCATTTTGCGATGCAGACGAGGGTGAATTTTTATACGACATTCATAAGCTGATCACCAAAGCTATCCCGGTAATTGATGATCAACCATATCCCATGAAAGCGCCGCATTTAGGTCCTGCTCCTAAAGGATCAGGAAAAAAGGCGCCAGCTTCGGGCCATAGAGGCGGAAGCGGCATGTCTGGCGCATCACGCGGTGGTGGCGGCGGTAAAAAGTTCGGCGAATTCAGGAGCCGGGCCAGAAGAGATTAA
- a CDS encoding FtsB family cell division protein, with protein MKRLIDLLKNKFFLVTIAFMVWMIFLDKNDLYSQYSKHNDVVELEKQRDFLLQQNAQVTKDLDELTSDKQKLEKFAREKYLMKKDNEDIFVVVRKKKEEK; from the coding sequence ATGAAAAGGCTTATAGATCTGCTTAAAAATAAATTCTTCCTGGTTACCATCGCCTTTATGGTATGGATGATATTTTTAGATAAGAACGACCTGTATTCTCAATACAGTAAGCACAACGATGTTGTAGAACTGGAAAAGCAACGCGACTTTTTGCTTCAACAAAATGCCCAGGTTACCAAAGATCTGGATGAACTTACCTCCGACAAACAAAAACTCGAAAAATTTGCCCGCGAAAAATACCTGATGAAGAAGGATAACGAGGATATTTTTGTGGTAGTGAGGAAGAAGAAGGAAGAAAAATAA
- a CDS encoding IS4 family transposase, whose amino-acid sequence MKKVDFLALLNAMNIGADQIKKIAIDTGFLIRKGLIEPADILYAICCTATHGTVSFNDLAAKIDAETTVSVSRQAIAKKTNKESCVLFLKKILALVIISRIGKEEIDSLRRAGKFKRVLVQDSTIIKLPLRLFGFFSGVSNAQSSVCNARIQCVYDLITESFIYFTIDSYTKNDQKAAPELTIENGDLVIRDRGYLTLKEIERHWTAEADCIYRHQSNIVLLDNQTKERINLLTELKSKKQLDFEVTLNNEKGTKIRIVALPVSDEIANRRRMKAKKEAKKEPGKECLALMSWSIFMTTISRQDANYNFLFKVYSLRWRIEIIFKSWKSNMEFSKIHNVSKKQLLLILYARFIMIIIYIQYIFSPARMIIKKHQKRGLSMIKVVRYLIKNASKIIQVVKAIESYKGKIGYHLIALARYCSYDKRVRPNFEQDFDIAFLP is encoded by the coding sequence ATGAAAAAGGTCGATTTTTTAGCGTTGCTAAATGCCATGAACATTGGTGCTGATCAAATAAAGAAAATAGCAATTGATACCGGATTTCTGATACGGAAAGGTCTTATAGAGCCTGCCGATATTTTATATGCCATTTGCTGCACGGCCACGCATGGAACGGTTAGCTTTAATGATCTGGCGGCAAAAATAGATGCGGAAACTACTGTTTCTGTAAGTAGGCAGGCAATTGCAAAAAAGACAAACAAAGAATCATGTGTGCTTTTTTTAAAAAAGATACTGGCCCTTGTTATTATCAGTAGAATCGGAAAGGAAGAAATCGATTCATTGCGCAGGGCAGGTAAATTTAAGCGTGTTTTAGTGCAGGACAGCACAATCATTAAGTTGCCCCTTAGGTTGTTTGGCTTTTTTTCGGGCGTCTCCAACGCCCAGTCCAGTGTTTGTAATGCCCGGATTCAGTGTGTTTACGATTTGATAACTGAAAGCTTTATTTATTTTACCATCGATTCTTATACTAAGAACGATCAGAAAGCCGCCCCCGAATTAACGATAGAAAACGGCGACCTTGTTATTCGGGACAGGGGGTATCTAACCCTTAAGGAAATCGAGAGGCATTGGACAGCAGAAGCGGACTGCATATACAGGCATCAGAGTAATATAGTGCTTTTAGACAACCAAACAAAAGAAAGAATTAACCTGCTCACCGAATTAAAATCAAAAAAACAGCTTGATTTTGAGGTTACTTTAAATAATGAAAAAGGTACAAAAATCAGGATAGTCGCCTTGCCTGTAAGTGACGAAATTGCAAACAGGCGCAGGATGAAGGCTAAGAAAGAGGCCAAAAAGGAACCGGGTAAAGAGTGCCTGGCTCTGATGTCATGGTCCATTTTTATGACTACCATTTCCAGACAGGACGCAAATTATAACTTTCTTTTCAAAGTATATAGCCTGAGGTGGCGGATTGAAATCATATTCAAATCCTGGAAAAGTAACATGGAGTTTTCTAAGATCCATAATGTTTCGAAAAAACAACTATTACTTATCCTTTATGCGAGATTTATCATGATCATCATTTACATCCAGTATATCTTTTCGCCTGCCAGAATGATCATCAAAAAACATCAGAAAAGGGGCTTGAGTATGATAAAAGTAGTCCGGTATCTCATAAAAAATGCCTCTAAAATAATACAGGTCGTTAAAGCCATAGAAAGTTATAAGGGCAAGATAGGATATCATCTAATTGCTTTAGCCAGGTACTGCTCCTACGATAAAAGAGTCAGACCCAATTTTGAACAGGATTTCGATATTGCCTTTTTACCTTAG
- the fabG gene encoding 3-oxoacyl-[acyl-carrier-protein] reductase produces MKLLEGKTALITGASKGIGRKIAEKFAEHGANVAFTYLSSVEKGLALEQELQHFGTKVKGYRSDASKFEEAEKLIADIVADFGTLHIVVNNAGITKDGLLMRMTEENWDEVINVNLKSVFNTTKVASKIMMKNRYGVFINLSSVVGVQGNAGQGNYAASKAGIIGFSKSIAKELGSRNIRTNVVAPGFIKTEMTDVLDPKVVEGWEAGIPLKRGGEPEDVANACVFLASDMASYITGQVIPVDGGML; encoded by the coding sequence ATGAAATTACTCGAAGGAAAAACAGCGTTAATTACCGGCGCATCCAAAGGCATAGGCCGCAAGATAGCTGAGAAATTTGCTGAACATGGCGCCAATGTTGCCTTTACCTACCTATCATCTGTAGAAAAAGGGCTGGCCCTTGAGCAGGAACTGCAACACTTTGGCACCAAGGTAAAAGGGTACCGATCGGATGCATCTAAATTTGAAGAGGCTGAGAAACTCATAGCTGATATTGTTGCCGACTTTGGTACTTTACATATCGTAGTGAACAACGCCGGCATTACTAAAGATGGTTTGTTAATGCGCATGACCGAAGAGAACTGGGATGAGGTAATTAATGTAAACCTGAAATCGGTTTTCAACACCACCAAGGTTGCATCTAAAATTATGATGAAGAACCGCTACGGTGTATTTATTAACTTAAGCTCTGTAGTAGGCGTGCAGGGAAATGCTGGCCAAGGCAATTACGCGGCATCAAAAGCTGGTATTATCGGCTTTTCGAAATCAATTGCTAAGGAGCTTGGCTCACGTAATATCCGTACCAATGTGGTAGCCCCGGGTTTTATTAAAACTGAAATGACTGATGTACTCGATCCTAAAGTAGTTGAGGGCTGGGAGGCTGGCATACCGTTGAAACGTGGCGGCGAGCCTGAGGACGTGGCCAATGCCTGCGTTTTCTTAGCATCAGACATGGCTTCTTACATCACCGGCCAGGTAATTCCGGTTGACGGAGGTATGCTTTAA
- a CDS encoding SusC/RagA family TonB-linked outer membrane protein: protein MKKNVLTILLFGLFALNSAFAQSRKITGKVTSADDHQPLPGVSVKIQGTTRGTQTDGQGVYNIDAPADVKSLVFTYIGFTSQTVAVNGRTTIDVVLATDAKQLGEVVVTALGLEKDKRSINYTTQQISGAEISDKGEPSVLNALQGKVSGVQITGASGGAGASTNINIRGISSFTGNNQPLFVIDGVTISNDVDRTNGGSLGTLGDNQPSNRALDINPDNIESITILKGGAAAALYGSRAGQGVVVITTKKGLTNKKSEITITSSLDRQKAYGLMDLQNDYGQGSLGVYNPASANSWGPKFGSTPSVINGLIDASGNTVPYKAYPNNIKNYFNTGFIANNSVSIANGTKDQNVFLSAGNTRQDGILPNTNLNRTNVLMNFNSVLANKLRYGASGGYTATHTQGVLGGNGSSAVGSLVNIPRSYDLQGLPYIDPVTGANVFFLSGTDNPYFDAYQNPLISDVSRFTGNVNAAYDIAPWLTVSYKLGLDTYTDRRKQIFAKTSARVPNGQVLQDMFYRQEINSDLIITAKKKDFFIKNFNASALLGQNLNQRKYENTTLQADNLTLPGFYNVSNGTTLTNGSQENSTIRRLLGFYTQLSFDYDNYLFLELTGRADKSSTLPVNSNTYFYPGASIGFVFTDAFKIQSKILSYGKLKASVAKVGNDANPYSLQAVYVVPTYGNNVAGDNFPFTVGGATYSGFTQSATLRDASLKPEFITSYEFGANLGFLNNRINLDVTYFHSKTTNNILSLAIPTSTGYNSYYTNSGSLSNRGIEVLLTGTPIKSPNFSWDVNFNFTRIRNKVESIAQGLTSFPIPGSAFTGSIPSIVIDQPYGVIVGSTNLKTADGQFVINPATGTFTAGPAGQVLANPNPNFTSGFNNTFTYKGVHLSFLIDMQQGGDIVSFTAAFNRSRGAAKETAVDRELPHIIPGVIQNADGSYRQNNIQISAQTYWQAFGLQNDNNVFDATVYRFRELSLGYSLPKSILNRSPFGSVTISIIGRNLFYYAPNAPFDPEVNTQGAGNIRGLELQSAPNARSYGFNVKLTL, encoded by the coding sequence ATGAAAAAAAACGTACTTACTATTCTTCTTTTCGGCTTATTTGCACTCAACAGTGCATTTGCTCAAAGCAGAAAAATTACGGGTAAGGTTACCAGTGCTGATGATCATCAGCCCTTACCCGGTGTTTCTGTGAAAATCCAAGGCACAACACGCGGTACCCAAACAGATGGGCAAGGTGTTTATAACATTGACGCTCCTGCCGATGTTAAAAGCTTGGTATTTACCTATATTGGCTTTACCAGCCAAACTGTTGCCGTTAATGGCCGCACGACTATTGATGTAGTTTTGGCTACCGACGCAAAACAGTTGGGTGAGGTTGTAGTTACAGCTTTAGGCCTTGAAAAAGATAAGCGCTCCATCAACTACACTACCCAACAAATTAGCGGCGCTGAGATTTCTGACAAAGGTGAGCCAAGTGTTCTTAATGCTTTGCAAGGTAAAGTATCGGGAGTTCAAATTACCGGTGCCAGTGGTGGCGCAGGTGCCTCAACCAATATCAATATCCGGGGTATTTCGTCTTTTACAGGTAATAATCAACCTTTATTTGTGATTGACGGTGTTACCATAAGTAATGATGTGGATAGGACCAATGGCGGTTCGCTGGGTACTTTAGGAGACAATCAGCCTTCAAACCGGGCTTTGGATATTAATCCGGATAATATCGAATCCATTACGATATTAAAAGGAGGTGCTGCGGCCGCATTATACGGATCAAGAGCTGGGCAGGGTGTTGTGGTGATTACAACAAAAAAGGGTTTGACTAATAAAAAATCGGAAATTACTATCACCTCTTCTCTCGACAGGCAAAAGGCCTATGGTTTGATGGACTTACAAAATGACTACGGGCAGGGCTCTCTTGGCGTTTACAATCCTGCGAGTGCTAATTCATGGGGCCCTAAATTTGGCTCTACACCTTCAGTTATTAATGGTTTAATAGATGCAAGTGGTAACACCGTGCCTTATAAGGCCTATCCTAATAACATTAAAAATTATTTTAACACAGGGTTTATAGCTAACAACTCGGTTAGTATTGCCAACGGTACTAAAGACCAAAATGTTTTTTTATCGGCCGGAAACACCCGTCAAGATGGTATTCTGCCCAACACTAACCTGAATCGGACAAACGTCTTAATGAATTTTAACTCTGTATTGGCTAATAAATTGCGATATGGAGCATCAGGAGGCTATACAGCTACACATACTCAAGGTGTTTTAGGTGGCAATGGCAGTAGTGCTGTGGGATCGTTGGTTAATATTCCTCGCAGTTATGATTTACAAGGACTACCCTATATTGATCCTGTAACAGGAGCTAATGTTTTCTTTTTGTCCGGAACCGATAATCCTTATTTTGATGCCTATCAAAATCCGCTTATAAGCGATGTTAGCCGTTTTACAGGTAATGTGAACGCTGCTTATGATATAGCTCCATGGTTAACCGTAAGCTATAAGTTAGGTTTGGATACCTATACAGACAGAAGAAAACAAATTTTTGCAAAAACATCAGCACGCGTTCCTAATGGGCAGGTTTTGCAGGATATGTTTTATCGCCAGGAGATAAATAGTGATCTGATAATCACCGCAAAAAAGAAAGACTTCTTTATCAAGAATTTTAATGCATCAGCATTATTGGGACAAAATTTAAATCAGCGTAAGTACGAAAATACAACGCTTCAGGCAGATAACTTAACATTGCCCGGTTTTTACAATGTTAGTAACGGTACAACTTTAACTAACGGTAGCCAGGAAAATAGTACAATCAGGAGATTGCTTGGTTTCTATACTCAATTGAGCTTTGATTATGATAATTACCTGTTTTTAGAATTGACAGGTCGCGCAGATAAATCATCTACATTGCCTGTAAACAGTAATACTTATTTTTATCCGGGTGCAAGTATTGGATTCGTCTTTACAGACGCTTTTAAAATACAATCTAAAATATTGTCATATGGTAAGTTGAAAGCCAGTGTTGCCAAAGTTGGGAACGACGCAAACCCATATAGTCTACAGGCCGTTTATGTTGTCCCTACGTATGGTAATAACGTTGCTGGCGATAATTTCCCTTTTACGGTAGGTGGTGCAACTTATTCAGGATTTACGCAGAGTGCAACGTTAAGAGATGCTTCTTTAAAGCCTGAATTTATTACGTCATATGAATTTGGTGCTAACCTTGGTTTCCTGAATAACCGGATAAACTTGGACGTTACTTATTTTCACTCAAAGACCACTAATAATATTTTATCGTTAGCCATTCCTACGTCAACAGGCTATAACTCTTATTATACCAATTCTGGATCATTGAGTAATCGTGGTATAGAAGTATTATTAACCGGTACTCCGATAAAATCCCCCAATTTTAGTTGGGATGTCAATTTTAATTTTACAAGAATCAGGAACAAAGTTGAGTCGATTGCGCAAGGTTTAACCAGCTTCCCAATACCGGGGAGCGCTTTTACAGGTAGCATACCATCTATTGTAATTGACCAGCCTTATGGTGTTATTGTTGGTAGCACTAACCTTAAAACAGCTGATGGTCAATTTGTTATTAACCCTGCCACCGGTACTTTTACTGCTGGTCCTGCAGGGCAGGTACTTGCCAACCCTAATCCGAATTTTACATCAGGGTTTAACAATACTTTTACTTACAAAGGAGTGCATTTATCGTTCTTGATTGATATGCAGCAAGGCGGTGATATCGTATCATTTACAGCGGCGTTTAACAGATCAAGGGGCGCTGCAAAAGAAACAGCCGTCGATCGTGAGTTGCCACATATTATTCCTGGTGTTATTCAAAATGCCGATGGCTCTTATCGTCAAAACAATATCCAGATATCTGCCCAAACTTACTGGCAGGCATTCGGTTTGCAGAACGACAATAACGTATTTGACGCCACTGTATACAGATTCAGGGAGTTATCGTTAGGTTATAGCCTGCCTAAAAGTATTCTTAATAGAAGTCCATTTGGTAGCGTAACAATATCAATAATAGGCAGGAACTTATTTTATTATGCTCCTAACGCGCCGTTTGACCCCGAAGTTAACACTCAGGGTGCCGGTAACATCCGGGGCTTGGAACTGCAAAGTGCTCCAAATGCAAGAAGCTATGGATTTAACGTGAAACTAACACTTTAA
- a CDS encoding SusD/RagB family nutrient-binding outer membrane lipoprotein, with protein sequence MKIKGIIGMIAASAVIATSCNKYVDVNQNPNSPTTVSPTVQLPNTEIAIAFANSNDLDRATEVMMQHNASIANQVAGYDIYNLRGNFDNQWDFEIYNGAVSSCANLIKQTQSTNSAFAGIAKIELAYAFSLATDLWGDVPYSQAGQGLTFIQPRFDAQQDIYQGNTALGITSLFDLVKSGIADLKANTGALKPGNEDFVYKGDLTKWIRAGNTMLLKFAMQISNVNPTLSQSTISAVIADNNYINSTSQDLEVPFGSSVGNYNPLYSFNNVNRTGDQMLSTRFLTLMNNLKDPRLGKFYTSPNGVFTSFDNGASAAIAAPAAATRSKYNVYLTGASGEAPIRILTNYQRAFILAEAALLYPSLGLNAQALYVEGITASMLKTGIAQADVTAYLAANPTVATLSGTTDQMRIQIITQKYIAFTGNGIEAYNDYRRTGYPALALALNAQGDDPNSIPKRFPYTNNEIQRNTNVPKPQPLTSVKVWWAK encoded by the coding sequence ATGAAAATAAAAGGAATAATAGGTATGATAGCAGCATCCGCAGTGATTGCTACTTCATGCAATAAATATGTAGACGTTAATCAAAATCCTAATTCGCCAACTACCGTATCTCCAACGGTGCAATTACCCAATACTGAGATAGCAATTGCATTTGCAAACTCTAACGATTTAGACCGGGCTACCGAGGTAATGATGCAGCATAATGCAAGTATTGCCAACCAGGTTGCCGGTTATGATATTTATAACCTACGCGGTAATTTTGATAACCAATGGGATTTTGAAATTTATAATGGTGCCGTTAGCTCTTGTGCTAATTTGATAAAGCAAACCCAGTCAACCAATTCGGCGTTTGCGGGTATTGCCAAAATTGAATTGGCTTATGCATTTTCCCTTGCTACCGATCTATGGGGCGATGTGCCTTATTCTCAAGCTGGACAGGGGTTAACATTTATTCAGCCCCGTTTTGATGCTCAACAGGATATTTACCAGGGTAATACCGCCTTAGGTATAACCAGTTTGTTTGATTTGGTAAAAAGTGGTATAGCCGATTTGAAGGCTAACACTGGTGCGCTTAAGCCCGGGAATGAGGATTTTGTTTATAAAGGTGATTTAACTAAATGGATAAGAGCCGGAAATACCATGTTGTTGAAATTTGCTATGCAAATTTCTAATGTCAATCCCACGCTGTCTCAATCAACAATTAGTGCCGTAATCGCAGATAATAATTACATCAATTCAACAAGTCAGGATTTGGAAGTACCGTTTGGCAGTTCAGTTGGTAATTACAACCCTTTGTATTCGTTCAATAATGTAAATCGTACAGGCGACCAAATGTTGAGCACCCGATTTCTTACATTGATGAACAACCTTAAAGATCCTCGTTTAGGTAAGTTTTATACCAGTCCGAACGGTGTTTTTACGTCATTTGACAATGGTGCATCGGCAGCGATTGCTGCGCCGGCCGCCGCGACAAGATCTAAATATAATGTTTATCTAACCGGAGCAAGTGGTGAAGCGCCTATCAGGATTTTAACTAACTATCAGCGCGCATTTATCTTGGCCGAAGCAGCGCTTCTATATCCGTCATTAGGGTTAAATGCGCAGGCGCTATATGTAGAAGGGATTACCGCCTCTATGCTTAAAACAGGTATTGCCCAAGCTGACGTTACAGCATACTTAGCTGCCAACCCAACTGTGGCTACCTTGAGTGGTACTACTGATCAAATGAGAATCCAAATTATCACTCAAAAATATATCGCATTTACGGGCAATGGCATCGAAGCTTATAATGATTATAGAAGAACCGGTTATCCAGCTTTAGCGCTTGCTTTAAATGCTCAGGGTGATGATCCGAATTCAATTCCTAAGCGTTTCCCTTACACCAACAACGAAATTCAACGTAATACTAACGTACCTAAGCCCCAGCCATTAACAAGCGTTAAGGTTTGGTGGGCTAAGTAA
- the purH gene encoding bifunctional phosphoribosylaminoimidazolecarboxamide formyltransferase/IMP cyclohydrolase has product MSSSVFIKNALISVYYKDNLEPIILELKRLGVNIYSTGGTEEFIRALGVDVIAVEDLTSYPSILGGRVKTLHPKVFGGILARRSFEGDQQQLAQYQIPEIDLVIVDLYPFEETVKSGAGHDDVIEKIDIGGISLIRAAAKNYKDVTIVASKDDYAELENILKTQNGETTIDQRRKFAKQAFNISSHYDTSIFNYFNQEDPQPVFKQSIQKSQVLRYGENPHQKGVFYGNLDAMFTKLNGKELSYNNLVDVDAAVALIDEFTEPTIAILKHTNACGIASRSFIKDAWLDALACDPVSAFGGVIIANDEINEETAAEISKLFFEVLIAPGYTNEALVYLTEKKNRIILIRNQVELPVKQFKTLLNGVIEQDKDGVIEGPGQMKPVTEKQPTELELRDLFFANKVVKHTKSNTIVFAKNNTLIASGVGQTSRVDSLRQAIVKAHAFGFDLNGAVMTSDAFFPFNDCVEIAADAGITAILQPGGSIKDQDSIKMADQKGIAMVMTGVRHFKH; this is encoded by the coding sequence ATGAGCAGCTCTGTATTCATCAAAAACGCCTTAATTTCTGTATATTATAAAGATAATCTTGAACCCATTATACTGGAGCTTAAGCGCCTTGGTGTAAACATCTATTCAACCGGAGGTACAGAGGAATTTATCCGCGCTTTAGGTGTTGATGTGATCGCTGTAGAAGATCTTACATCTTACCCTTCTATCTTAGGTGGCCGTGTTAAAACATTGCATCCCAAGGTTTTTGGAGGCATTTTAGCCCGCCGTAGCTTTGAGGGCGACCAGCAGCAGCTCGCTCAATATCAAATACCCGAAATTGACCTGGTCATTGTTGATCTGTATCCGTTTGAAGAAACCGTAAAATCGGGAGCAGGCCATGATGATGTAATTGAGAAGATCGATATCGGTGGAATTTCGCTGATCCGCGCAGCTGCAAAAAATTATAAAGATGTAACCATTGTTGCCTCGAAAGATGATTACGCCGAATTGGAAAACATCCTGAAAACCCAAAATGGCGAAACAACTATCGACCAGCGCCGTAAGTTTGCCAAGCAAGCTTTTAACATATCATCGCACTACGACACTTCCATATTTAATTATTTTAACCAGGAAGACCCTCAGCCGGTTTTCAAACAAAGCATCCAAAAGAGCCAGGTTTTACGCTACGGCGAAAATCCGCATCAAAAAGGTGTTTTTTATGGCAATCTGGATGCCATGTTCACTAAATTGAACGGCAAGGAATTATCGTATAATAACCTGGTTGATGTTGACGCCGCCGTTGCCCTGATAGACGAATTTACCGAGCCAACCATCGCCATTTTAAAGCACACCAATGCCTGCGGTATCGCTTCGCGCTCTTTTATTAAAGATGCCTGGTTAGATGCCCTGGCTTGCGACCCGGTTTCGGCCTTTGGCGGCGTAATCATTGCCAATGATGAGATTAACGAAGAAACAGCTGCCGAGATAAGCAAACTGTTTTTTGAAGTACTGATAGCGCCTGGTTACACCAACGAGGCTTTAGTTTATCTGACTGAAAAGAAAAACCGTATTATATTGATCCGCAACCAAGTTGAGCTGCCTGTTAAGCAATTTAAAACTTTGCTGAACGGTGTTATTGAGCAGGACAAGGATGGCGTTATTGAGGGACCAGGCCAAATGAAACCTGTAACCGAAAAGCAGCCTACCGAACTGGAGTTGCGCGATTTGTTTTTTGCCAATAAAGTGGTTAAGCATACTAAATCAAACACCATTGTATTTGCTAAAAATAATACCTTGATTGCCAGTGGTGTGGGGCAAACGTCACGCGTGGATTCGTTAAGGCAGGCCATCGTTAAGGCGCATGCGTTTGGATTTGATTTGAATGGTGCCGTGATGACATCAGATGCGTTTTTCCCGTTCAATGATTGCGTTGAGATTGCCGCGGATGCCGGGATTACCGCTATATTACAACCTGGAGGATCTATCAAAGATCAGGATTCGATCAAGATGGCCGACCAGAAAGGAATAGCTATGGTAATGACCGGAGTTAGACATTTTAAACACTAA
- a CDS encoding rod shape-determining protein, whose product MSVFNFFTQEIAIDLGTANTLIIHNDKVVVDEPSIVAFDRTTNKVIAIGRQAMQMEGKTHDNIRTVRPLKDGVIADFNAAEHMIRGMIKMINKGKGWFFPSLRMVICIPSGITEVEKRAVRDSAEIAGAKEVYLIHEPMAAAVGIGIDVEEPMGNMIIDIGGGTTEIAVIALSGIVCDQSIRVAGDNFDSDIVQYIRRQHNIMIGDRTAEKIKIEVGAALPELAEPPADFAVQGRDLMTGVPKQITVSYTEIAHCLDKSISKIEEAILKALEITPPELSADIYQTGIYLTGGGALLRGLDKRVAAKTKLPVHVAEDPLRAVVRGTGIALKNIGTFKFLMQ is encoded by the coding sequence ATGAGTGTTTTTAATTTTTTTACGCAAGAAATCGCCATAGATTTAGGTACCGCAAATACCCTCATTATACATAACGACAAGGTTGTTGTTGACGAACCATCAATAGTAGCTTTTGATCGTACAACCAATAAAGTAATTGCCATTGGGCGCCAGGCCATGCAAATGGAAGGTAAAACCCACGATAATATCCGTACCGTACGCCCCCTTAAAGACGGTGTAATTGCTGATTTTAACGCGGCTGAACACATGATCCGCGGAATGATCAAAATGATCAATAAAGGTAAGGGATGGTTTTTCCCTTCGTTACGTATGGTAATCTGTATCCCATCCGGTATTACCGAGGTTGAAAAACGCGCCGTACGCGACTCGGCCGAGATTGCCGGAGCCAAAGAGGTATATTTAATACATGAGCCCATGGCAGCCGCCGTAGGTATTGGCATTGATGTAGAAGAGCCGATGGGTAACATGATTATCGATATCGGTGGTGGTACAACCGAGATTGCGGTAATTGCCCTATCAGGTATTGTTTGCGATCAATCCATCCGCGTTGCCGGCGATAACTTTGACTCCGATATTGTGCAATACATCCGCCGCCAGCATAACATCATGATAGGCGACCGCACCGCCGAGAAAATAAAAATTGAAGTTGGTGCCGCTTTGCCTGAACTGGCCGAGCCACCTGCCGATTTTGCTGTACAAGGCCGCGACCTGATGACGGGTGTACCTAAGCAGATTACGGTATCGTATACCGAAATTGCACATTGCTTAGATAAATCCATCTCTAAAATAGAGGAAGCGATATTAAAAGCTTTGGAAATTACTCCCCCCGAGCTTTCGGCGGATATTTACCAAACCGGGATTTATTTAACCGGAGGCGGCGCCTTATTGCGTGGGCTGGATAAACGGGTAGCGGCAAAAACAAAACTGCCGGTTCACGTTGCCGAAGATCCATTGCGTGCGGTAGTGCGCGGCACAGGCATAGCTTTGAAAAACATAGGTACATTTAAATTTTTAATGCAGTAA